AGGCGCATTTTTCGTTATTATGATGATACTTCTCATTACTTTTTCTATCATTGTGATAATGATTGCTCTTACCGTAATACGATTTGCCATAGTCACGTATATTGAAGGAAATATAAAGAATATTGGTTCCATGGAAGCGCTGGGGTATACCGGAAGAGAGCTGGCAAGGGGTACCGTTATACAATTTATTCTAATTACACTGGTAAGTACAGCAATCGGGGTACTGCTTTCCATCTCCTATACCAGGGTTGTTACCAATCTGGTGTCCTCCTCCATCGGATTGCAATGGAAAAGTGAAGTGAATCCCATTGTTATATTAGTAAGCTTTGCAATTATATTATTTATGGTATGGTTCATTACCTCCCTTACTGCAAGAAGAATTAAGAAAATAACTCCGATTATGGCGCTGAGGGACGGCATTGAAACACACAATTTCAGAAGGAATTATTTCCCTCTTCATAAAGGAAAGACATCTTTAAATGCTACAATCGGTTTTAAGTCCTTAATGCAAAATATGAAGCAAAATATAACCATGTTTACGATTGTATTCCTGATGTCCTTTGTCTGTGTATTCGCTTTTACAACAAATTATAATTTTGTTGTGAGCAACACTGCCATGTTGCGTATGATCGGAATTGAAAAGTCCCATTTGATGGTAGGCTATATGGGTGAGAACTCTTATGAGGTCTTTAATGAGATCGGAAAGATGGATAACGTTAAAAAGACCATTCGAATGAACAGAAATAGCCTGACACTCTATAACGGTGAGAAACAGATAACTCCGGCAGTTAATATATGCGAAAATTATGATCTTTTGGAGATTGTCACTATTGTGGAAGGAAGATATCCGATTCATGATAATGAAATCGCAGTAACGGGTCTGGTTCAGAAGGGGCTGGGGATAGAAATTGGTGATGCGGTCAGTATAGAAGGCAGCGAGGGGGTGGAGGATTTTATCCTGGTCGGCATCACACAGCAGATTAACAACCTGGGCAAGGGAGCCTGCATCACGGAGAAGGGAATGCAAAGACTGGATGCAGATTACATACCTACTAGTCTCTATGTCTATCTGGAAGACTCGGAGGGTATTCCATCTGTAATGAAGACAATTGAGGATCGTTATCAAGGCGAGATGATAACGGTACTGAATATGGAGGAAGAATTCGATTCGATCATGGAATCCTTTAATCAAGCCATATCATCGCTTTCTGTTGGAGGCATTGTAATTACCCTGATGATTATATCGCTGGTACTATTCTTACTAATCCGGATAAAGCTACTTAAGGAAAGAATGCGTCTAGGTGTGATGAAAGCGGTGGGATTTACCACAAAGCAGTTAATACTACAGATAATATGCAGCTTTTCACCTGTATGTATATTGGGAGCATTGCTGGGAACAGTAGCCGCTCTGTTTTTAATAAATCCGATACTTGCAGCCTTATTATCCATGGTGGGAAGTATCCAGAACAGTCATTTTGAAATTAGTATTCAGTTGGCAGCAGCAACCTTTGTATCGATTTCTCTCTTTTCCGTATTCATAACTACACTGGTTGCACGGGCAGCTAGGAATATAACTCCCTGTGAGCTGTTCCGGTAAGAATCTGTTGATGATAGGGTATGGCTGCATCGTTTCAGCAGTTTCGGTACATGCCATTCAGACAGTACATTAACAGTACACGGCTATCGTCGAATGTCAGTATATTCAACGATAGCCGCTTCGTATGATATCAGGAACGTGCTGATATCTGTTTCAATTTCTTCTCTAAGAACCTGGGATTCCATCTATTTAGAAGATAGAAAAGCTTTGCGAGTCCGGGATACACTTCATATTGGTCTTTTGCTAATCCGGCACATATGATTTCAACGAGCTCATCCGGTTTCATTTTGCGAACCCGTCCGTTGTTACTATTGGCAGTCATTTCGGTATCCACAATGGGTGGAGCAATATCAAATCTTGAGTTTCCGCAAATTGCACTTTGAAAATGAATAAATCTAATGACAGTGCCAATTTGCTGATTTTTTTAAGTGTAAGAGTGGCAGTATCTAGATCAGAAGAAGCTTAATAAGCCCCGTTTAAAACCGGACTTCGGGATAAGTATTCTTTTATCTATTTAAGCGATTAGCTTAAAGCAAAGTTGACGGTATGCAGGACGTTTTGTCCTGAACCATAGCCTGACGCCTTCTTTTGCATACGAGAGTATGCCGGAGATACCTTTTGCTAACCGATAATAGCAGAACTGAACTTTCTCCTTAACAGGAGCTGCTGTCTGTATGATTGAAACCTTTAGGGCATTTGTTTCTGCTTTCATTGAAACCAGAGCAAGAAATGCCATACACAAGGTGATATAAAAATTGAGAGCATTAATTGCTTTCAGCTTCCGGACACGGAAGTTTTCAAACTGGAAAACCTGTTTCTTGCAGCGGAAATATTCCTCAATGCGCCAGCGGGAGAAATAAAGCCTTGCAATTCGTATTACATCTTCTCGGGACTTTATCTCCTTGTTTGTTGCGAGCATCATCGGATGCTCTGTGATGCCATAGACAAGAACCAGATAAATATCCTTTCTGGATGCAGTGATTTGAACCTTCACATGGGATAGATAAGCTTCCCTTTTTTTGCCCTTATAGAACACAGGTGTTGTGATTTTGCCTTTTCGACGATTTCGCAGTTCAGTAGCGGCCACCCATTTGTTATGAAAAAGTAGCTTTCTTTTAGCTGTAAGTCGGATCACATAGTCCTGCTTTAATTCATCAAGCTTAAGAAACATCTTATTATCATCATAGCCCCTGTCCATTACAAAAGTAGCTTTGCCAAACATTGCTTTTCCGCGCTCCATGGCATCAAAGGTTACGTTATTGACAGAGGTGAAGGTCTTTTCTTTTGAAGAATGGATTTTAGAATAAATGCTGACAGGATGATTGCTTTTAGTCATAACACAAGCCTCTGTTACATGGTAGCCCTTCTCATAGACATTTTTGGTATCGGTGCTTTTGGAACCATCCCGAACAAGTCCCAGTGCTTCGAACTTGTAGCCGTCAGGCTTGATGATATCACTATCATCGATATGGATAACTGGTTGATCCGGCACCCATTTACGTATTGTATGCAGATACGAAGACAAGGCAGAATTATGGATTCCCTTATTGAGATGTCGGGTAAGTCTTTCCACGCTGTTGACCTTTTTGGAATCTTCGTGAAGCTGATCCACAACATCAGTCAGAAGGCAACTGCCAGAAGCTAACATGCCATAAGTCATGTCTGCAGTAAACTTTCGATCCGGTTTGGAAAGCTTTCGGGATATTTTGTTTGAAAAAGATAAAATTTCACGTTTCAAAGTGTAAGTATTTGTAGTAGAATTAAGCATAAGGAGTCCCTTTCTTTATTGTTTAGTGTAGATTTTGCTTAGACACCATTATTCTACTACAAAAAGGATGAGGATTCCTTATATTTTGGGCATTTTCTAAAAGTTGTTTATTACAATACTGATGAAACAGGGATACTGTGGATAAAACTACGGAAACTCAAGATATCAAATACCTTGACAGAGGTCCCTTCCAGCTGTACCCGAAGTGCTTTGGAAAACGAACGAAGAGCTGCTTTGCTGGCAGAGTATATAGGAGCACTCTGTTTTGGAGATATACCGAAGTAGGAAGATATGTTGATAATAGCTGCTTCTTTT
The nucleotide sequence above comes from Variimorphobacter saccharofermentans. Encoded proteins:
- a CDS encoding ABC transporter permease, with product MNLLLIAKSNMKKNKNMTITLVLLIIFASILLYIGTSVIWGMDTFLDEKNKELNGSDFSVMAPMMYHDDLSEIVNHMDGIEQKEVVKIVSIGSTSFQNISNEDESQHMGCLFLNADQQETISRLEIVDKGDAKLDNSIILPYYLKVAKNYKTGDEMTITYGGITHKFIVYGFYEDIMFAIPSNFSYYKCYVFDQKFNELYSDETTQSFLLKTILQPNMATSQFNDDFAKEMNEKLKSATSLVNSLDFDSMKVGVGAFFVIMMILLITFSIIVIMIALTVIRFAIVTYIEGNIKNIGSMEALGYTGRELARGTVIQFILITLVSTAIGVLLSISYTRVVTNLVSSSIGLQWKSEVNPIVILVSFAIILFMVWFITSLTARRIKKITPIMALRDGIETHNFRRNYFPLHKGKTSLNATIGFKSLMQNMKQNITMFTIVFLMSFVCVFAFTTNYNFVVSNTAMLRMIGIEKSHLMVGYMGENSYEVFNEIGKMDNVKKTIRMNRNSLTLYNGEKQITPAVNICENYDLLEIVTIVEGRYPIHDNEIAVTGLVQKGLGIEIGDAVSIEGSEGVEDFILVGITQQINNLGKGACITEKGMQRLDADYIPTSLYVYLEDSEGIPSVMKTIEDRYQGEMITVLNMEEEFDSIMESFNQAISSLSVGGIVITLMIISLVLFLLIRIKLLKERMRLGVMKAVGFTTKQLILQIICSFSPVCILGALLGTVAALFLINPILAALLSMVGSIQNSHFEISIQLAAATFVSISLFSVFITTLVARAARNITPCELFR
- a CDS encoding SDR family oxidoreductase; its protein translation is MTANSNNGRVRKMKPDELVEIICAGLAKDQYEVYPGLAKLFYLLNRWNPRFLEKKLKQISARS
- a CDS encoding transposase: MLNSTTNTYTLKREILSFSNKISRKLSKPDRKFTADMTYGMLASGSCLLTDVVDQLHEDSKKVNSVERLTRHLNKGIHNSALSSYLHTIRKWVPDQPVIHIDDSDIIKPDGYKFEALGLVRDGSKSTDTKNVYEKGYHVTEACVMTKSNHPVSIYSKIHSSKEKTFTSVNNVTFDAMERGKAMFGKATFVMDRGYDDNKMFLKLDELKQDYVIRLTAKRKLLFHNKWVAATELRNRRKGKITTPVFYKGKKREAYLSHVKVQITASRKDIYLVLVYGITEHPMMLATNKEIKSREDVIRIARLYFSRWRIEEYFRCKKQVFQFENFRVRKLKAINALNFYITLCMAFLALVSMKAETNALKVSIIQTAAPVKEKVQFCYYRLAKGISGILSYAKEGVRLWFRTKRPAYRQLCFKLIA